Proteins from a single region of Candidatus Krumholzibacteriia bacterium:
- the lepB gene encoding signal peptidase I, whose product MAKKQKKSVIREYTEIIVLAVALALFVRTFFVQAFRIPSESMEDTLLVGDFLFANKLVYGPKLPLLDVRLPAIRDPKPGDIIIFKYPGDEKIDYIKRCVAVEGQTVELVDNHLYVDGILQDEDFTKYVFGSRPDRHFGPFTVPEGHIFMMGDNRDNSADSRAWGPLDKRLIMGKAMFIYFSWNPRSHTIRFSRIGDIIR is encoded by the coding sequence ATGGCAAAGAAGCAGAAGAAATCAGTCATTCGCGAGTACACCGAAATCATCGTGCTCGCGGTGGCCCTGGCCCTGTTCGTGCGCACGTTCTTCGTGCAGGCCTTTCGCATCCCGTCGGAGTCCATGGAAGACACGCTGCTGGTGGGTGACTTCCTCTTTGCCAACAAGCTCGTCTACGGTCCCAAGCTGCCCCTGCTCGACGTCCGCCTGCCGGCCATTCGCGACCCGAAGCCGGGCGACATCATCATATTCAAGTACCCGGGTGACGAGAAGATCGACTACATCAAGCGCTGTGTCGCGGTGGAAGGGCAGACGGTGGAACTGGTGGACAACCACCTGTACGTCGACGGGATCCTCCAGGACGAGGACTTCACCAAGTACGTGTTCGGTTCGCGCCCGGATCGCCACTTCGGCCCCTTCACGGTGCCGGAAGGGCACATATTCATGATGGGCGACAACCGGGACAACAGTGCGGACAGCCGCGCCTGGGGACCGCTGGACAAGCGGCTGATCATGGGCAAGGCGATGTTCATCTATTTCTCCTGGAATCCGCGCTCGCACACGATTCGCTTCTCGCGCATCGGCGACATCATTCGTTGA